Within the Arthrobacter sp. V1I7 genome, the region GGCGCGTGCGGTCCCGGCGGCAGTGATCCGGCGCAAGAGGGCTCGAAGATCTCAAATACAGCTGACATCTCCGAGGGAGTCCAGCCCGACGAGGCCGCCGTCAAGCTATTGCCACAGTCCTACAAGGACAAGGGAGAACTGACGGTGGCGATGGACCTGCACTATCCCCCGACGACGTTCCTGGCTGATGACAACACAACCCCCATTGGTTTGAACCCGGACATGGCACGGCTGATTGCCAAGAAGCTTGGGCTCAGGCTGAAGTTCGAAAATACCGCTTTCGACACCATCATTCCCGGTCTTGACGGGGGCCGCTATGACTTCACCGCAACTACCATGTCCCCCTCCGCCGAACGGCTGAAGGTGCTGGACATGATCGACTACTTCAATGGAGGGGTTTCTGTTGCCGTGGCCCACGGCAACCCCCTGAACATCAGCAATGACAATATGTGCGGCAGGAACATCGCTGTCACCAAGGGCTCGAACGCCCAGCTGAAGCATCTGCCGAACGTCTCCGAATGGACATGCACGTCTAAGGGCAAGCCGGCCATCAATGGCGTTACACTTCCCAACGTCCAGGAAGCCCTCACGCAGTTGGCTTCCAAGAGGGTCGACGGCGTCTTCTACGACACCGTTTCGCTCGTGTGGGCAGACCAGCAGCAGCCAAACACCTTCACGATTCTGACTCCGCAGGTGGACACCCGCTCAGACCACGTAGTTGCCATCGCCCTGAAAAAGGGATCGCCGTTGACACCCGCTCTGCAGGCAGCGGTGCAGTCCGTCCTGGACAGCCCGGAATACAAGAAGT harbors:
- a CDS encoding ABC transporter substrate-binding protein, with protein sequence MKTRSKVQSAVAALAVLFALGACGPGGSDPAQEGSKISNTADISEGVQPDEAAVKLLPQSYKDKGELTVAMDLHYPPTTFLADDNTTPIGLNPDMARLIAKKLGLRLKFENTAFDTIIPGLDGGRYDFTATTMSPSAERLKVLDMIDYFNGGVSVAVAHGNPLNISNDNMCGRNIAVTKGSNAQLKHLPNVSEWTCTSKGKPAINGVTLPNVQEALTQLASKRVDGVFYDTVSLVWADQQQPNTFTILTPQVDTRSDHVVAIALKKGSPLTPALQAAVQSVLDSPEYKKSLATWGLEAGAITEAKLN